Proteins encoded in a region of the Flavobacteriaceae bacterium HL-DH10 genome:
- a CDS encoding DUF3857 domain-containing transglutaminase family protein — MFFKNILNTLILLTALTIFSQENLYTSLTIPDNLRQNANAVIRFNDMNISIKSANEMYIAKKRIVTVLNKEGNDNIDAYVHYDNNVKINELQVLVYNQYGALIKKVRKKDFKDVSAVDGGTLYSDSRVKYLEYTPITYPYTIEFICETVTSNTAFIPSFIPVDDYFVGLETSKYTINYPETITVRTKEKNFESFELNKETLSYSIKYKVKSIEAIKPETYSPAFFDIAPKVLLTLKQFTLEGVYAEVDDWNSFGNWMYHDLIKDTYDLPESTIRMIQNLVKDEQNDIDKARKIYQYVQDKVRYISVQVGIGGWEPFNASEVDKLGYGDCKALTNYTRSLLQAVGVDSNYSVVYAGKSQRSIEGDFAAMQGNHVILNIPQENEENIWLECTSQKLPFGFIGDFTDDRDVLVITPEGGKIAHTKKYSVEENIQKIKGEYSISNGGAIDAKVNVNSKGIQYDDKYWLETETERDLDIHYKTRWKYINSISVSHMNIENNKNDVEFKEDVVFSASNYSKIVGNRMLLTLNALNRNTHVPDRYRTRKQPLKIKRGFIDIDEVEIKLPTNYKVESMPKGMLVENKFGSYKADVEVKDENTLIYKRKFVINDGEFPKEDYTGFRNFYKEVSKMDNAKVALIKN, encoded by the coding sequence ATGTTTTTTAAGAACATTCTTAATACGTTAATATTACTCACAGCATTAACTATTTTTTCTCAAGAAAATTTATATACAAGTTTAACAATTCCAGATAATCTTAGGCAAAATGCTAATGCTGTTATTAGGTTTAATGATATGAATATTTCAATAAAATCTGCTAATGAAATGTATATCGCAAAAAAGAGAATTGTTACCGTATTGAATAAAGAAGGAAACGATAATATTGATGCTTATGTACATTATGATAATAATGTTAAAATTAATGAACTACAAGTTTTAGTTTATAATCAATATGGGGCACTTATAAAAAAAGTTAGAAAGAAAGATTTTAAAGATGTTAGTGCTGTTGATGGCGGAACATTGTATTCAGATTCGAGAGTTAAATATTTAGAATATACACCAATTACTTATCCGTATACTATTGAGTTTATTTGTGAAACTGTTACAAGTAATACGGCGTTTATTCCTTCGTTTATTCCAGTTGATGATTATTTTGTTGGATTAGAAACTAGCAAATACACGATTAATTATCCTGAAACAATTACTGTTAGAACTAAGGAAAAGAATTTTGAAAGTTTTGAATTAAATAAAGAAACGTTATCATATAGTATTAAATATAAAGTAAAAAGTATAGAAGCTATTAAACCAGAAACTTATAGTCCTGCGTTTTTTGATATCGCACCTAAAGTATTGTTAACTTTAAAACAGTTTACACTTGAAGGTGTTTACGCCGAAGTAGATGATTGGAATAGTTTTGGAAATTGGATGTACCATGATTTAATAAAGGATACTTATGATTTACCAGAAAGTACCATAAGAATGATTCAAAATCTTGTAAAAGATGAACAGAATGATATTGATAAAGCAAGAAAAATATATCAATATGTTCAGGATAAAGTGAGATACATTAGTGTGCAAGTAGGGATTGGAGGGTGGGAACCTTTTAACGCATCAGAAGTTGATAAATTGGGGTATGGTGATTGTAAAGCCTTAACAAATTATACACGATCACTTTTACAAGCTGTAGGTGTAGATTCTAATTATAGTGTTGTTTACGCAGGGAAATCTCAAAGAAGTATTGAAGGTGATTTTGCTGCAATGCAAGGAAACCATGTTATTTTAAATATTCCACAAGAAAATGAAGAAAATATATGGCTAGAATGCACCAGTCAAAAACTTCCATTTGGTTTTATTGGCGATTTTACCGATGATAGAGATGTATTGGTTATTACCCCCGAAGGAGGTAAAATAGCACACACCAAAAAGTATAGTGTTGAAGAAAATATCCAAAAAATAAAAGGAGAATATAGTATTTCAAATGGTGGAGCTATTGACGCTAAAGTAAATGTGAATTCTAAAGGTATTCAGTACGATGATAAATATTGGTTAGAAACCGAAACAGAAAGAGATTTAGATATTCATTATAAAACACGATGGAAATATATTAATAGTATTTCTGTTAGCCATATGAATATTGAAAATAATAAAAATGATGTTGAGTTTAAAGAAGATGTTGTTTTTAGTGCATCTAATTATTCTAAAATTGTTGGAAATAGAATGCTTCTTACATTAAATGCATTAAACAGAAACACTCATGTTCCTGATAGATATAGAACTAGAAAGCAGCCATTAAAAATAAAAAGAGGCTTTATAGATATTGATGAAGTTGAAATTAAGTTGCCAACCAACTATAAAGTGGAATCTATGCCTAAAGGCATGTTGGTCGAAAATAAATTTGGAAGCTATAAAGCAGATGTTGAAGTTAAAGACGAAAACACACTAATTTATAAAAGAAAATTTGTTATTAACGATGGTGAATTTCCTAAAGAAGATTATACCGGTTTTAGGAATTTTTACAAAGAAGTTTCAAAAATGGATAATGCAAAAGTAGCCTTAATAAAGAATTAA
- a CDS encoding metal-dependent hydrolase yields the protein MASIFGHSMVGYTLAKVCDYKNAKWLLIVAIFSTILPDFDVITFNFGIDYGHPLGHRGFSHSILFALLWALVLMLTLGRKNKLIWFVVIFLSTLSHGLLDAMTSGGKGVGFLIPFNNNRFFFPFRGIKVSPIGIQKFFSNWGLKVIFSEFKYVVTPCFLILAVRFLVYKLKDTHYNKI from the coding sequence ATGGCGTCCATTTTTGGACATAGCATGGTTGGTTATACATTAGCAAAAGTATGTGATTATAAAAATGCTAAGTGGTTATTAATCGTAGCTATTTTTTCAACCATTCTTCCAGATTTTGATGTTATTACTTTTAATTTTGGGATTGATTATGGACATCCTCTAGGGCATCGTGGGTTTTCACATTCTATCCTTTTTGCCTTATTATGGGCACTTGTTTTAATGCTTACTCTAGGTAGAAAAAACAAACTTATTTGGTTTGTTGTTATTTTTTTATCTACCCTTTCTCATGGTTTGTTAGATGCTATGACATCTGGAGGAAAAGGTGTTGGATTTTTAATTCCCTTTAATAATAATCGTTTTTTCTTTCCATTTAGAGGCATAAAAGTATCGCCTATAGGAATCCAAAAGTTTTTTTCTAATTGGGGCTTAAAAGTAATTTTTAGTGAATTTAAGTATGTAGTTACCCCTTGTTTTCTTATATTGGCTGTAAGATTTTTAGTTTATAAGCTAAAAGATACGCATTATAACAAAATATGA
- the dtd gene encoding D-aminoacyl-tRNA deacylase — protein sequence MKAVIQRVSKASVTIEGEKVASISNGLLILLGIVNEDAEEDIKWLSNKIINLRIFGDENDVMNKSLIDVDGDVIVVSQFTLHASTKKGNRPSYIKAAKPNIAIPLYEGFVKQIELDFGKSVQTGQFGADMNVELLNNGPVTIIIDSKNKE from the coding sequence ATGAAAGCTGTAATACAAAGAGTTTCAAAAGCAAGTGTCACTATTGAAGGAGAAAAAGTAGCCTCTATTTCTAACGGTCTTTTAATTCTTTTAGGAATTGTAAATGAAGATGCAGAAGAAGATATTAAATGGCTTTCAAATAAAATTATAAATCTGCGTATTTTTGGAGACGAAAATGACGTTATGAACAAGTCGCTTATAGATGTAGATGGTGATGTTATTGTTGTTAGCCAGTTTACCTTACATGCTTCAACAAAAAAAGGGAACCGCCCAAGTTATATAAAAGCAGCTAAACCAAATATTGCAATTCCGCTTTATGAAGGTTTTGTGAAACAAATAGAACTTGATTTTGGAAAATCTGTACAGACTGGACAATTTGGTGCCGATATGAATGTAGAGCTGCTTAATAATGGTCCGGTAACTATAATTATAGATTCTAAAAACAAAGAATAA
- the rsgA gene encoding ribosome small subunit-dependent GTPase A, with the protein MTGRVYKSTGSWYTVKTQLGETYECRIKGKFRIKGIKSTNPIAVGDIVDFELETDNNQVSGIIHNIHDRTNYIVRKSVNLSKQTHIISANIDLVFLMITINNPPTLTSFIDRFLVTANAYSIKTVLLFNKIDTYDEDTLNEVKYLAHVYRKIGYECIGVSAKTGKNVDKVKALMHGKVSMFSGHSGVGKSTLVNAIEPTLNIKTKEISTQHMQGQHTTTFAEMFDLSFDATIIDTPGIKGFGVVDMEKEEVGDYFPEFFALKQNCKFNNCLHIKEPKCAVKEALDNGDIEFSRYRSYLQIIEGEGEHYRTDTWEKE; encoded by the coding sequence ATGACAGGACGCGTTTATAAATCTACAGGAAGTTGGTACACCGTAAAAACTCAATTGGGTGAGACTTACGAGTGCCGTATAAAAGGTAAATTTCGTATTAAAGGTATTAAAAGTACAAATCCTATTGCGGTTGGAGACATTGTAGACTTCGAGTTAGAAACCGATAATAATCAAGTTTCTGGTATCATTCATAATATCCATGATAGAACAAATTATATTGTACGAAAGTCGGTAAATCTATCCAAGCAAACCCATATTATATCTGCAAATATCGATCTGGTTTTTTTAATGATTACCATTAATAACCCGCCAACCTTAACTAGTTTTATCGATCGGTTTTTGGTAACGGCTAATGCCTATTCTATTAAAACCGTTTTGTTGTTTAATAAGATAGATACTTATGATGAAGATACACTTAATGAAGTAAAATATTTAGCACATGTGTATCGCAAAATAGGTTACGAATGCATTGGGGTTTCAGCAAAAACTGGTAAAAATGTAGATAAGGTAAAGGCTTTAATGCATGGTAAAGTGAGTATGTTTTCCGGGCATTCTGGCGTTGGGAAGTCTACACTTGTAAATGCTATAGAACCAACACTAAATATAAAAACAAAAGAAATTTCTACGCAACATATGCAAGGGCAACATACAACAACCTTTGCAGAAATGTTCGATTTAAGTTTTGATGCCACCATTATTGATACACCAGGAATTAAGGGTTTTGGTGTTGTAGATATGGAAAAAGAGGAAGTGGGAGATTATTTCCCAGAGTTTTTTGCTTTAAAACAAAACTGTAAGTTTAATAACTGTTTGCATATAAAAGAACCAAAGTGTGCTGTAAAAGAAGCTTTAGATAATGGCGATATAGAATTTTCAAGATACCGTAGTTATTTGCAAATTATTGAAGGTGAAGGTGAGCATTATAGAACCGATACTTGGGAAAAAGAATGA
- a CDS encoding M48 family metalloprotease encodes MRIFCICIFLFSNFLFSQAINNEYIPPNIDAIESFLKRINQNQINKISGEFSSKIKKVFKDRDEKIREAIEDSTYVFNSKIKEDLDQILQHIYKSNPEINTTDFNFFIKNSIIPNAACYGDGMFEINLGLLTKLESNDELAFIICHEIAHKLLNHSIKGITKRIRSINSEETKEKVKQIKRNKYGQTRAALSLIDELSIDILDYSKEVEAEADSLGFVLFSKTKYSKPLALKALEKLRRVDEMVLYHDVKIDSVFNFKSYPFKDYWLKETTSLFDTSEKINDFSLVSDTLKTHPEIEFRVNKLISDFNIVKDVNDLKAAEYHYKNLREISNMKSIQFAFDLKFLDLVLYQLIEKYDNKEITADYYYSKIAEVLYLVYKAKKSHELGKYVPQKNSFSDEKQLNIIRLFIHNLELNEIAKMWSAFYKSIEGKNIESDNLNKIIEFFKPINK; translated from the coding sequence ATGCGTATATTTTGTATTTGTATTTTCTTATTTTCTAATTTTTTGTTTTCTCAAGCAATTAATAATGAATATATTCCACCTAATATTGATGCTATAGAGTCTTTTCTTAAGCGGATTAATCAGAATCAGATAAATAAAATTAGCGGAGAGTTTTCATCTAAAATAAAAAAAGTATTTAAGGATAGAGATGAAAAAATTAGAGAAGCTATTGAAGATAGTACTTATGTTTTTAATTCTAAAATAAAGGAGGATTTAGATCAGATACTTCAACATATATACAAATCCAATCCAGAAATTAATACGACAGATTTTAATTTTTTTATTAAAAACTCAATAATTCCAAACGCTGCTTGTTATGGAGATGGTATGTTTGAGATTAATTTAGGATTACTAACTAAATTAGAATCAAATGATGAATTAGCTTTTATTATCTGTCATGAAATAGCACATAAATTATTAAATCATTCAATAAAAGGAATTACTAAAAGAATTCGTTCCATTAATTCAGAAGAAACAAAAGAAAAGGTAAAACAAATTAAGAGAAATAAATACGGTCAGACTAGAGCTGCACTTTCTTTAATAGATGAATTAAGTATTGATATTTTAGATTATTCTAAGGAAGTAGAAGCAGAAGCAGATTCTTTAGGTTTTGTTTTGTTTTCTAAAACCAAGTATTCAAAACCTTTAGCACTTAAAGCATTAGAAAAATTAAGAAGAGTAGATGAAATGGTCTTGTATCATGATGTTAAAATAGATAGTGTATTTAATTTTAAAAGTTACCCATTTAAAGATTACTGGCTAAAGGAAACAACATCACTTTTTGATACAAGTGAAAAAATAAATGATTTTAGTTTAGTTTCAGATACATTGAAAACGCATCCTGAAATTGAATTTAGAGTGAATAAGTTAATTTCAGATTTTAACATAGTAAAGGATGTAAATGACTTAAAAGCGGCAGAATACCATTATAAAAACTTAAGAGAAATCTCTAATATGAAAAGCATTCAGTTTGCTTTCGATTTAAAATTTTTAGACTTGGTATTGTATCAATTGATAGAAAAGTACGATAATAAAGAAATAACAGCAGATTATTATTATTCTAAAATAGCTGAAGTGCTATATCTAGTGTATAAAGCAAAAAAGTCTCATGAGTTGGGTAAGTATGTGCCTCAAAAGAATAGCTTTTCAGATGAAAAGCAATTAAATATAATTAGACTTTTTATACACAATTTAGAACTTAACGAAATAGCTAAGATGTGGTCAGCTTTTTATAAATCAATCGAAGGCAAGAATATAGAAAGTGACAATTTGAATAAAATAATAGAATTTTTTAAACCAATCAATAAATAA
- a CDS encoding bifunctional 3-deoxy-7-phosphoheptulonate synthase/chorismate mutase type II — protein MENKREMRTWLDDLNLDHPLVIAGPCSAETEEQVLKIAHELKDTDVSYFRAGIWKPRTRPGMFEGVGALGLKWLQKVKAETGMKICTEVANAAHVKLALEHDVDLLWIGARSTVSPFIMQEIADALEGTDKPVLIKNPVNPDLALWLGGIERIYKAGVKNIGAIHRGFSTYEKTKYRNTPEWQLAIEFQNKYPDIPLINDPSHITGKRDMIFDVSQAALDLNFDGLMIETHYDPENAWSDAAQQVTPSTLVQIMKDLKIRKESDSEAEYNKSLDNLRAQIDVVDNQIIDLLGKRMKAADGIGALKKQKNVAVLQSKRWNEILGKMVLEGQDHGLSEEFILKMFKAIHQESINHQEKIINS, from the coding sequence ATGGAAAACAAAAGAGAAATGAGAACCTGGTTAGATGATTTAAATTTAGATCATCCATTGGTAATTGCAGGACCTTGCAGTGCTGAAACAGAAGAACAAGTTTTAAAAATTGCGCATGAGTTAAAAGATACTGATGTTAGTTATTTTAGAGCTGGTATTTGGAAACCAAGAACACGTCCAGGTATGTTTGAAGGTGTTGGTGCTTTAGGTTTAAAATGGTTACAAAAAGTAAAAGCAGAAACAGGTATGAAAATTTGTACCGAAGTTGCCAATGCAGCACACGTAAAATTAGCCTTAGAGCATGATGTTGATTTATTATGGATTGGAGCACGTTCTACAGTAAGCCCATTTATTATGCAAGAAATTGCAGATGCTTTAGAAGGTACTGATAAACCTGTATTAATTAAAAACCCTGTAAATCCAGATTTAGCTTTATGGTTAGGTGGTATAGAAAGAATTTACAAAGCAGGTGTTAAAAATATAGGTGCCATACATAGAGGGTTTTCAACGTATGAAAAAACAAAGTACCGTAACACTCCAGAATGGCAATTAGCTATCGAGTTTCAAAATAAATATCCAGATATTCCTTTAATTAACGATCCGTCGCATATTACTGGAAAACGTGATATGATTTTTGATGTGTCTCAAGCGGCTTTAGATTTAAATTTTGATGGATTAATGATTGAAACTCATTACGATCCAGAAAATGCTTGGAGTGATGCTGCACAACAAGTAACACCGTCTACCTTGGTTCAAATTATGAAAGATTTAAAAATTAGAAAAGAGTCAGATTCTGAAGCTGAGTATAATAAATCACTAGATAATTTAAGAGCACAAATTGATGTTGTTGATAATCAAATTATCGATTTGTTAGGAAAACGAATGAAAGCTGCTGATGGTATTGGAGCCCTTAAAAAGCAAAAAAACGTAGCGGTTTTACAATCTAAACGTTGGAATGAGATTTTAGGAAAAATGGTTTTAGAAGGACAAGATCACGGATTAAGTGAAGAGTTTATTTTAAAAATGTTTAAAGCTATTCACCAAGAGTCTATTAATCATCAAGAAAAGATTATTAATAGTTAA
- a CDS encoding prephenate dehydrogenase: protein MKNIYAIGIGLIGGSLAIDIKKNNPDVIIHGISRKQSTLDEALSLNLIDKKATLDDLGNADLVIVSIPVDATVKLLPTILDKISDNGLVVDAGSTKLDICKAVENHPKRRNFLAMHPIAGTEHSGPSAAISGLFQGKTNIVCEVEKTTFKLQEKALKLFSDIGMRIRYMNPEAHDKHIAYVSHLSHISAFMLGKTVIDKERNERDIFDMAGSGFASTVRLAKSSPEMWTPIFKQNKTNVIETLEEYISNLTHFKELMKSDDFDAIFNEMKNTNHIKDILNGIS, encoded by the coding sequence ATGAAAAATATATACGCAATAGGTATTGGTTTAATTGGTGGTAGTCTTGCTATTGATATTAAAAAGAATAATCCAGATGTAATTATTCATGGTATTAGTAGAAAACAATCTACCCTTGACGAAGCATTATCTCTTAATTTAATTGATAAAAAAGCAACTTTAGATGATCTTGGTAATGCCGATTTAGTAATTGTGTCTATTCCTGTTGATGCTACTGTTAAATTATTACCTACTATTTTAGATAAGATATCAGATAATGGATTAGTTGTAGATGCAGGATCAACTAAATTAGATATTTGTAAAGCAGTAGAAAATCATCCTAAACGCAGAAATTTTTTAGCGATGCATCCTATTGCAGGTACAGAACATTCAGGACCTAGTGCGGCTATTAGTGGCTTGTTCCAAGGGAAAACAAATATTGTTTGTGAAGTTGAAAAAACAACCTTTAAACTTCAAGAAAAAGCATTGAAATTGTTTTCAGATATAGGTATGCGTATACGTTATATGAACCCTGAAGCTCATGATAAACATATTGCTTATGTGTCACATTTGTCTCATATAAGTGCATTTATGTTGGGTAAAACAGTTATAGATAAAGAGCGAAATGAACGCGATATTTTTGATATGGCAGGCAGTGGGTTTGCCTCAACTGTTAGGTTGGCAAAGAGCTCACCAGAAATGTGGACGCCTATTTTTAAACAGAACAAAACAAACGTAATAGAAACTCTAGAAGAGTATATTAGTAATCTCACTCATTTTAAAGAGCTTATGAAATCAGATGATTTTGATGCTATTTTTAATGAGATGAAAAACACCAATCATATAAAAGATATTTTAAACGGAATTAGTTAA
- a CDS encoding aminotransferase class I/II-fold pyridoxal phosphate-dependent enzyme, with the protein MIEVADRLNTVEEYYFSKKLREVNLLIASGKSVINLGIGSPDMQPPQKVIDALTEGLLNPNAHKYQSYQGLPELRQAIAGFYKAHYNVNLSPNTEVLPLMGSKEGIMHISMAFLNKGDEVLIPNPGYPTYQSVTKLLEATPVFYNLDEANNWLPDFKALEKLDLSKVKLMWVNYPHMPTGAQPSQYLFEELVAFGKKHNILIVNDNPYSFVLNENPTSILSVEGAKDVCLELNSLSKTFNMSGWRVGMVVGNNTLINNILKVKSNMDSGMFYGIQKGAIEALKCSEMWFVTLNSVYKKRRDLVWKLAEALNCTYDKNATGLFVWAKLPPHIKAEAYIDLILKENHIFITPGTIFGSQGEGYIRFSLCAQTEDLEEAIARVK; encoded by the coding sequence ATGATTGAAGTAGCAGATAGATTAAATACAGTTGAAGAATACTACTTCTCAAAGAAATTGAGAGAAGTTAATTTGTTAATAGCTAGCGGAAAGTCTGTTATTAATTTAGGAATAGGTAGTCCAGATATGCAACCACCACAAAAAGTTATAGATGCTTTGACTGAAGGTTTGCTAAACCCAAATGCGCATAAGTATCAAAGTTACCAAGGGTTGCCAGAATTAAGGCAAGCCATAGCAGGATTTTATAAAGCGCATTATAATGTGAATTTAAGTCCGAATACAGAAGTGCTGCCTTTAATGGGAAGTAAAGAAGGTATTATGCACATTTCTATGGCGTTTTTAAATAAGGGTGATGAAGTTTTAATACCAAATCCGGGGTATCCAACTTATCAGTCGGTTACAAAATTATTGGAAGCAACGCCTGTTTTTTATAATCTTGATGAAGCTAATAATTGGTTGCCAGATTTTAAAGCTTTAGAAAAATTAGACTTAAGTAAAGTGAAGCTTATGTGGGTAAACTATCCACACATGCCTACAGGAGCACAACCAAGCCAATATTTATTTGAAGAGTTAGTAGCTTTTGGCAAAAAGCATAATATTTTAATAGTAAACGATAATCCGTATAGTTTTGTTTTAAATGAAAACCCAACCAGTATTTTAAGTGTAGAAGGCGCGAAAGATGTTTGTTTAGAATTAAATTCTTTAAGTAAAACCTTTAATATGTCGGGCTGGAGAGTAGGAATGGTAGTTGGAAACAATACACTTATTAATAATATTTTAAAGGTGAAAAGTAATATGGATTCTGGGATGTTTTACGGCATACAAAAAGGAGCCATCGAAGCATTGAAGTGTTCAGAAATGTGGTTTGTTACTTTAAATAGTGTTTATAAGAAGCGTCGTGATTTAGTTTGGAAATTAGCCGAAGCACTAAATTGTACTTATGATAAAAATGCGACAGGACTTTTTGTTTGGGCTAAATTACCGCCACACATAAAAGCAGAAGCGTATATAGATTTAATACTTAAAGAGAACCATATATTTATAACACCAGGAACTATTTTTGGTAGTCAAGGAGAAGGATATATTCGTTTTTCTTTATGTGCACAAACAGAAGATTTAGAAGAAGCAATAGCAAGAGTAAAATGA
- a CDS encoding prephenate dehydratase gives MIKTVAIQGVKGSFHHIVSKQFFEKSVDVIECLTFDRTVDSVITKESDAAIMALENSIAGSIIPNYALIDKHNLHIVGEHYLDIQHNLMALPDQDIKDIQEVYSHPMALLQCKEFFRGYPHIKLVEDKDTAEVAQRIQEQQLKGIAAIASVMAAEIFELDILAKSIQTIKHNETRFVIVKRKNSEVPEEDITKASIKFEADHKRGSLATILNVMSDCKLNLTKIQSMPIIETPWKYAFFVDVTFETYADFKKAKSIIDIMAINFKILGEYKNAKL, from the coding sequence TTGATTAAAACAGTAGCCATACAAGGAGTAAAAGGGTCTTTTCATCATATTGTGTCCAAACAATTTTTTGAAAAATCTGTTGATGTTATTGAATGTTTAACATTCGATAGGACTGTTGATTCTGTAATTACTAAAGAAAGTGATGCAGCTATTATGGCTTTAGAAAACTCTATTGCGGGTTCAATTATTCCTAATTATGCTTTAATAGATAAGCACAATTTGCATATTGTTGGAGAGCATTATTTAGATATTCAGCATAATTTAATGGCATTGCCAGATCAGGATATAAAAGATATTCAAGAAGTGTACTCGCATCCTATGGCATTGTTACAATGTAAAGAATTTTTTAGAGGATATCCTCATATTAAATTAGTGGAAGATAAGGATACTGCTGAAGTAGCACAGCGTATACAAGAACAACAGTTAAAAGGCATTGCAGCAATAGCAAGTGTTATGGCAGCCGAAATATTTGAATTAGATATTTTAGCAAAAAGTATTCAAACAATTAAACACAACGAAACGCGCTTTGTAATTGTAAAGCGTAAAAATTCTGAAGTGCCAGAAGAAGATATTACGAAAGCATCAATAAAATTTGAAGCAGACCATAAACGCGGAAGCTTAGCAACAATTTTAAATGTTATGAGCGATTGTAAATTGAATTTAACAAAAATTCAATCGATGCCTATTATTGAAACACCTTGGAAATATGCTTTTTTTGTGGATGTTACTTTTGAAACATACGCCGATTTTAAAAAGGCAAAGTCTATTATAGACATTATGGCTATTAATTTTAAAATATTGGGCGAATATAAAAATGCAAAGTTATGA
- the gldA gene encoding gliding motility-associated ABC transporter ATP-binding subunit GldA yields the protein MSIEVTGITKLYGNQKALNNVSFKVNKPEIVGFLGPNGAGKSTMMKILTTYINASEGKAKVNGYDINDASQNVQQSVGYLPEHNPLYLDMYVKEYLSFNSKIYKVSNKRIDDVIKLTGLAPESHKKIGQLSKGYRQRVGLANALLHDPDVLILDEPTTGLDPNQLVDIRNLIRTIGETKTVFLSTHIMQEVEAMCDRVIIINKGEIVADKKLKDIQEGKEQTVIVEFDYRVEDAFLLKLPKVKSVVNTYDFVYEITFKTSEDMRSYVFDFAHDNQLKILQLNQKNTSLETLFRDLTSN from the coding sequence ATGTCTATCGAGGTTACAGGTATCACAAAACTTTACGGAAACCAAAAAGCTTTAAATAATGTTTCTTTTAAAGTAAACAAACCAGAAATAGTTGGATTTTTAGGACCAAATGGTGCTGGAAAATCTACTATGATGAAAATTTTAACCACTTATATTAATGCTAGTGAAGGTAAAGCCAAAGTAAACGGATACGATATTAATGATGCTTCCCAAAATGTGCAACAGAGTGTAGGGTACTTACCAGAGCACAATCCGTTATATTTAGATATGTACGTTAAAGAATATTTAAGTTTTAATTCTAAAATCTACAAGGTTTCTAATAAACGCATTGACGATGTTATTAAACTTACTGGATTAGCTCCTGAATCTCATAAAAAAATAGGGCAATTATCTAAAGGCTATCGTCAACGTGTTGGTTTAGCCAATGCCTTATTGCATGACCCCGACGTATTAATCTTAGACGAACCTACCACTGGATTAGATCCTAATCAATTAGTAGATATAAGAAACCTAATAAGAACTATTGGCGAAACTAAAACCGTATTTCTTTCAACCCATATTATGCAGGAAGTTGAAGCCATGTGCGATCGCGTGATTATTATTAATAAAGGTGAAATTGTTGCCGATAAAAAACTAAAAGACATACAAGAAGGTAAAGAACAAACCGTTATTGTAGAATTTGATTATCGAGTTGAAGATGCTTTTTTATTAAAACTACCTAAAGTTAAAAGCGTTGTAAACACCTATGATTTTGTTTATGAAATCACTTTTAAAACATCAGAAGATATGAGATCTTATGTTTTTGATTTTGCACATGATAACCAATTAAAAATCCTTCAACTAAATCAAAAAAACACAAGTTTAGAAACACTATTTAGAGATTTAACATCTAATTAA